A stretch of Phragmites australis chromosome 12, lpPhrAust1.1, whole genome shotgun sequence DNA encodes these proteins:
- the LOC133886846 gene encoding putative wall-associated receptor kinase-like 16, which translates to MCFDKNGGQILKGAEINIFTQEQLKNITNHYTTPIGEGNFGKVFMGKIDGDQQVAVKCSSPKGKELPREEFVKEITIQFRIRHANLARLIGCCLETDVPMLVFEYFPNGSLYRLLHVTRHQVLPLPARLNIAIGSAEALAYMHSPGGQNHVHGDIKFDNILIDNNLMPKVSDFGSSKLMSIDRCAWEVKADRSYMDPMYMKTDRFTEKSDVYSFGVVLLELITGKKAKYDGNNSLPIDFVKSCKEEGNGRKMYDRDILAEGDAQSQAYMECLDRIGELAVRCLKEDDDERPTMAEVVEELKQVKFEACGGPCSEAS; encoded by the coding sequence ATGTGTTTCGACAAAAATGGTGGTCAAATACTGAAGGGAGCGGAGATCAACATCTTCACGCAAGAGCAGCTCAAGAATATCACAAACCACTACACCACACCCATTGGAGAAGGAAACTTCGGCAAGGTCTTCATGGGGAAGATCGACGGCGACCAACAAGTCGCGGTTAAGTGCTCCTCCCCGAAAGGCAAGGAGCTCCCGCGGGAGGAGTTCGTGAAAGAGATCACCATCCAGTTCCGGATCAGGCACGCCAACTTGGCCCGCCTCATCGGATGCTGCCTGGAGACGGACGTCCCCATGCTGGTCTTCGAGTACTTCCCCAATGGGAGCCTCTACAGACTGCTTCATGTCACGAGGCATCAAGTGCTTCCACTGCCGGCACGCCTGAACATTGCAATCGGCTCCGCAGAAGCCCTCGCCTACATGCATTCGCCTGGTGGCCAGAACCATGTCCATGGTGACATCAAATTTGACAACATCCTCATCGACAACAACCTCATGCCCAAGGTCTCCGACTTCGGGTCATCCAAGCTCATGTCGATCGACAGGTGCGCTTGGGAAGTGAAAGCTGATAGGAGCTACATGGACCCAATGTACATGAAGACGGACCGTTTCACGGAGAAGAGCGATGTCTACAGCTTTGGCGTGGTGCTCCTGGAGCTCATCACAGGGAAGAAGGCCAAATATGACGGGAACAACAGCCTCCCCATAGACTTCGTCAAGTCCTGCAAGGAGGAGGGCAATGGAAGGAAGATGTATGACAGAGATATCTTGGCTGAAGGCGATGCTCAATCTCAAGCTTACATGGAGTGCCTTGATAGGATTGGCGAGCTTGCGGTCCGATGCCTCAAGGAAGACGACGATGAGAGACCGACCATGgcagaggtggtggaggagcttAAGCAAGTGAAGTTTGAAGCCTGCGGAGGCCCATGTTCCGAGGCGAGCTAA